From Pseudomonas sp. stari2, a single genomic window includes:
- a CDS encoding response regulator, which yields MDHVDHILIVDDDREIRELVGNYLKKNGLRTTVVADGRQMRSFLEANTVDLIVLDIMMPGDDGLLLCRELRAGKHKATPVLMLTARNDETDRIIGLEMGADDYLTKPFAARELLARINAVLRRTRMLPPNLVVTESGRLLAFGRWQLDTSARHLLDTDGTMVALSGAEYRLLRVFLDHPQRVLSRDQLLNLTQGRDADLFDRSIDLLVSRLRQRLLDDAREPAYIKTVRSEGYVFSLPVEILGAPA from the coding sequence ATGGATCATGTCGATCACATTCTCATCGTCGATGACGACCGCGAGATTCGCGAACTGGTTGGCAATTACCTGAAAAAGAACGGCCTGCGCACCACCGTGGTCGCCGATGGCCGACAAATGCGCAGTTTTCTGGAAGCCAACACCGTCGACCTGATCGTGCTCGACATCATGATGCCCGGCGATGACGGCCTGCTGCTGTGCCGCGAACTGCGCGCCGGCAAACACAAGGCCACGCCGGTCCTGATGCTCACCGCCCGCAACGACGAAACCGACCGCATCATCGGCCTGGAAATGGGCGCCGACGATTACCTGACCAAGCCCTTTGCCGCCCGTGAACTGCTGGCGCGGATCAACGCCGTGCTGCGCCGCACGCGGATGCTGCCGCCCAATCTGGTGGTGACTGAAAGCGGTCGCTTGCTGGCCTTCGGTCGCTGGCAGCTCGATACCTCGGCCCGGCATCTGCTGGACACCGACGGCACCATGGTTGCCTTGAGCGGCGCGGAGTACCGCTTGCTGCGAGTGTTTCTCGATCATCCGCAGCGGGTGTTGAGCCGCGATCAGCTGCTCAACCTGACCCAGGGTCGCGACGCCGATCTGTTCGACCGCTCCATCGACCTGCTGGTCAGTCGTCTGCGCCAGCGCCTGCTCGACGACGCCCGCGAACCGGCCTACATCAAGACC
- a CDS encoding DUF2790 domain-containing protein, with protein MTNKSVIAACLFAALNICTLSARAEAVAPQTYTYGTHLDIQKVISMKEDKSMTCGIVDARMTYLDSAGQTRVLDYSKFADGCDNQN; from the coding sequence ATGACCAACAAATCCGTAATCGCCGCTTGCCTGTTTGCCGCCCTGAACATCTGCACCCTGTCGGCCCGTGCCGAAGCCGTTGCCCCGCAAACCTACACCTATGGCACACATCTGGATATCCAGAAAGTGATCTCGATGAAAGAAGACAAATCGATGACCTGCGGCATCGTCGACGCCCGCATGACCTACCTCGATTCGGCCGGTCAGACCCGCGTGCTCGACTACAGCAAATTCGCCGACGGCTGCGACAACCAGAACTGA